Genomic segment of Candidatus Flexicrinis affinis:
AGATGATCGTGCGTGGCTCGTGGGCCGAGCTTCCGCACATGATCCACGAGCGGTATCGCGGCTTGCTCGACCGAGTAAGCTACTACCTGCCGTTCGTCCCGGGAGAGGTGGACAGCGGATGGCGCAGATCGATCGAGGCGTTTGCATCCCTACGAGCCTAGCGCGGCTTGCCCACGGTCATTGGCACCGCGAGTGCGGCTTCGCGTAGCGCCTGCCGATCCGCCGTCGCCTCGGCGATCATCTTGCGGCCGAACAACAAGATAAGCGACGCGACGAAGCCGATGACGGCCGACGCGGTAAACATGGCTCGAGCGTCCACGTTCTCGTAGATCCAGCCTGCCAATGGGCCGGTAAGCACCGCCGCAATCGCCGGAATGGTTACCCACGCCAGCGCCTGATTGGTCGCAACGTTGGCCGGGTGGCTGATCTCCGTCACCAGCAGCGTAAGTGAGATGTTGTGCATCGCATAGAACACGCCGCGCAGTGCAATCAACGGCATGAGCAGCGACGGACCCGTCAGGAATGCAAGGAGGAGCGCGAAAACGGCCTGTCCGGCGATCCCGAAAGCAAGCGCTCGCCGGGTCGAAATGCGCTGGTAGATTCGGTTCATGTACATCATCCACGGAATCTCGAACAGTCCGAGCGCGGCCGCAACGACACCGACTGACCCATCATCCATGTCGAGGTAATCCTTGAGGTAAACCCAAAGGAACAGGAACACGGCGTTTGTGCACACGTAGTAGAGGAAGTTGCTGAACATCATCAACCAAAACGCCGGCTTGCGTCTCGGCGGCTTGTCGACGCGCGTGTTGAGGGCTGCCGTACGTTCCGGCAGGATGCGCAGCAGAGGCAGCGAGATGATGTTGAGAATGCCGGAAAGCAGGATCAACAGCGTGTACCCGCCAATCCCAATGACCCACCCCGCGCTAATCGCCGCAATCGCCCACCCGAGCGATCCCATTGCGCGCAGACGCGCAAAGAACGTCGAGCTGTGTTCCGGATCGCCGCTGATGACGAGCTGCGACATTAAGGCGGAACCGGGGACATCCACCGCATCCCGCGTGACATACATGGCGCCCAACCACGTCCGGTTAGGCCATAAGACCATCGTTAGCGATGCCAGA
This window contains:
- a CDS encoding MFS transporter, with product MSIAAAARRAPITYRGAKHVALYVINYGARGFYAPFISLYLVSLGYSPIDIGLLAGLSAVVRIVVVPAYSALVDRLGVHRRLLNVQLAVAGLASLTMVLWPNRTWLGAMYVTRDAVDVPGSALMSQLVISGDPEHSSTFFARLRAMGSLGWAIAAISAGWVIGIGGYTLLILLSGILNIISLPLLRILPERTAALNTRVDKPPRRKPAFWLMMFSNFLYYVCTNAVFLFLWVYLKDYLDMDDGSVGVVAAALGLFEIPWMMYMNRIYQRISTRRALAFGIAGQAVFALLLAFLTGPSLLMPLIALRGVFYAMHNISLTLLVTEISHPANVATNQALAWVTIPAIAAVLTGPLAGWIYENVDARAMFTASAVIGFVASLILLFGRKMIAEATADRQALREAALAVPMTVGKPR